From one Oceanimonas doudoroffii genomic stretch:
- a CDS encoding NAD(P)/FAD-dependent oxidoreductase — protein MDMVNNTRADYRQPAQADTVLDRYDPGYDPLVAPNPGRGQQYAPTYWVATAGTPPEDDGPVTADMDVDVVIIGSGFTGLSAALHLARDHGIKATILEANQVSWGCTSRNGGQAQNASGRLTRSQWVKRWGLSTARKMHEEVREGFDTFKGLIRDGNIDCDPQDGGHLYIAHRDKAMRKLEAEAKVLREQFGYETEMLDKATLSRNYVNEAEAVGAMHEPDGIGVHPLKLAHGYHRWARSLGVTIHPSSPVLGWETINGVHHIKTPGGTVRARAVGVATGGYTSQGLHGSLNSKIMPILSNSLVTRPLTEQELDACNFRTNEVITDTRTLRYYYRKLPDNRVQIGSRSSITGADASNPKHLQMLIDGLHRKFPPLTGIQIDYSWWGWVDVSHDMMPRIYQPDDKEQIYYALGYGGNGVMFSAHAGRRMAQRIAGIQEGFELPIYNSPLPGHLFAPFRRLGQRMLYHWYHLRDEHL, from the coding sequence ATGGATATGGTCAACAACACTCGGGCGGATTACCGCCAGCCGGCACAGGCCGACACCGTGCTGGATCGTTACGATCCCGGCTATGATCCCCTGGTGGCGCCCAACCCCGGCCGGGGTCAGCAGTACGCCCCCACCTACTGGGTTGCCACTGCCGGCACACCGCCGGAGGATGATGGCCCCGTAACCGCTGACATGGATGTCGACGTGGTGATTATCGGCAGCGGCTTTACCGGCCTGTCTGCGGCCCTGCACCTGGCTCGGGATCACGGCATCAAGGCTACCATTCTCGAGGCCAACCAGGTCAGCTGGGGCTGCACCAGCCGCAACGGCGGCCAGGCCCAGAATGCCTCGGGCCGCTTGACCCGCTCCCAGTGGGTCAAGCGTTGGGGGCTGAGCACCGCGCGTAAAATGCACGAAGAAGTGCGGGAAGGCTTTGACACCTTCAAGGGCCTGATTCGGGACGGCAATATCGACTGCGATCCCCAGGATGGCGGCCACCTTTATATTGCCCACCGCGACAAGGCGATGCGCAAGCTGGAAGCGGAAGCCAAGGTGCTGCGCGAGCAGTTCGGCTATGAAACCGAGATGCTCGACAAGGCCACCCTCAGCCGCAACTACGTCAACGAGGCCGAGGCGGTGGGTGCCATGCACGAGCCCGACGGCATCGGTGTGCACCCGCTCAAGCTGGCGCACGGCTATCACCGCTGGGCCCGCAGCCTGGGTGTGACCATACATCCCTCCAGTCCGGTGCTGGGCTGGGAAACCATCAATGGTGTGCACCACATCAAGACCCCGGGCGGCACGGTGCGCGCACGGGCGGTGGGCGTGGCTACCGGGGGCTACACCTCCCAGGGCCTGCACGGCAGCCTGAACAGCAAGATCATGCCAATACTGTCCAACTCCCTGGTAACCCGGCCGCTGACCGAGCAGGAGCTGGATGCCTGTAACTTCAGGACCAACGAGGTGATCACCGACACCCGTACCCTGCGTTACTACTATCGCAAGCTGCCCGACAACCGCGTGCAGATCGGCAGCCGCAGCTCCATTACCGGGGCCGATGCCAGCAACCCCAAGCACCTGCAAATGCTGATTGACGGCCTGCATCGCAAGTTTCCGCCGCTCACCGGCATTCAGATCGACTACTCCTGGTGGGGCTGGGTGGACGTCAGCCACGACATGATGCCGCGCATCTATCAGCCCGATGACAAGGAGCAGATCTACTATGCCCTGGGCTACGGCGGCAACGGTGTCATGTTCTCGGCCCATGCCGGCCGGCGCATGGCCCAGCGCATTGCCGGCATTCAGGAAGGTTTTGAGCTGCCCATTTACAACTCGCCGCTGCCGGGGCATTTGTTTGCGCCCTTCCGCCGCCTGGGCCAGCGCATGCTCTATCACTGGTACCATTTGCGTGACGAGCATCTGTAA
- a CDS encoding PLP-dependent aminotransferase family protein → MFQLFHLSTEKNTSLQQQLREQIAAAILNGNIPVDSPLPSSRKLAKQLSIARNTVVLAYEHLLDDGYLLARERSGYFVNPEILSKRPELPEAKAPTTAGTPPDWSRKLKVRPSDQHNISKPRDWQKYPYSFIYGQFDPSLFPSNNWRECCRDAVSIPAIRDWASDSFDNDDPLLIEQIRTRLLPRRGVWASADQILVTVGAQQALYLLAKLLLDKDSTIGIEDPGYVDIRNIATMNPSKVRPLPVDEQGLIVDERLSGCDLVYTTPSHQCPTTVTMPLERRFELLKQASEQDFLIIEDDYESETNFKTNPTPALKSLDKNDRVLYVGSLSKTLAPGLRLGYLVGPAELIREARALRRLMLRHPAANNQRSVALFLERGYHDALIMNLARAYEERWREMGAALDELLPSSSRQPGFGGSCYWVQGPEGLDSRILRKEAADRGILIEPGDIHFQGETVPLNYFRLGYSSIAAERIRPGIEALVALIKDMT, encoded by the coding sequence ATGTTTCAGCTGTTCCACCTTTCCACGGAAAAAAACACCAGCCTGCAGCAGCAGCTGCGCGAACAAATCGCCGCCGCCATTCTTAACGGCAACATTCCCGTCGACAGCCCGCTGCCGTCCAGCCGCAAGCTGGCCAAGCAGCTCAGCATTGCCCGCAATACCGTGGTGTTGGCCTATGAGCACCTGCTCGACGACGGCTACCTGCTGGCCAGGGAGCGCAGCGGATATTTTGTGAACCCGGAGATATTGTCAAAGCGCCCGGAGCTGCCCGAAGCCAAGGCGCCCACCACAGCGGGCACGCCGCCGGACTGGAGCCGTAAACTCAAGGTGCGCCCCAGCGACCAGCACAATATCAGCAAGCCCAGAGACTGGCAGAAATACCCTTATTCCTTTATCTACGGCCAGTTCGATCCCAGCCTGTTCCCCAGCAACAACTGGCGTGAGTGCTGTCGCGACGCGGTGAGCATTCCCGCCATTCGCGACTGGGCGTCCGACAGCTTTGACAACGATGATCCCCTGCTGATCGAGCAGATCCGGACCCGGCTGTTGCCCCGGCGCGGCGTCTGGGCCTCAGCGGACCAGATCCTGGTGACGGTAGGGGCCCAGCAGGCCCTCTATCTGCTGGCCAAGTTGCTGCTCGACAAGGACAGCACCATCGGCATTGAGGATCCGGGGTATGTCGACATTCGCAATATCGCCACCATGAACCCCTCAAAGGTTCGCCCGCTGCCGGTGGATGAGCAGGGACTGATCGTCGATGAGCGGTTGTCCGGCTGTGACCTGGTGTACACCACTCCCAGCCACCAGTGCCCGACCACGGTGACCATGCCCCTGGAGCGGCGCTTTGAATTGCTGAAGCAGGCCAGCGAGCAGGACTTTCTGATCATCGAGGACGATTACGAAAGCGAGACCAACTTCAAGACCAATCCCACGCCGGCGTTAAAGAGCCTGGACAAGAATGACCGGGTGCTCTACGTGGGCAGCCTGTCCAAGACCCTGGCGCCGGGACTCCGGCTGGGCTACCTGGTGGGGCCGGCGGAGCTGATTCGCGAGGCCCGCGCCCTGCGCCGGCTGATGCTGCGCCACCCGGCCGCCAACAACCAGCGCTCGGTGGCACTGTTTCTGGAGCGGGGCTATCACGACGCCCTGATCATGAACCTGGCCCGGGCTTACGAAGAACGCTGGCGGGAGATGGGCGCGGCGCTAGACGAGTTGTTGCCCAGCTCCAGCCGCCAGCCCGGCTTTGGCGGCTCCTGCTACTGGGTGCAGGGCCCCGAAGGTCTCGACAGCCGCATATTGCGCAAGGAGGCGGCGGACAGGGGCATACTGATCGAGCCCGGCGATATTCATTTTCAGGGTGAAACAGTGCCGCTCAATTATTTTCGGCTGGGCTATTCCTCCATTGCCGCCGAGCGTATACGTCCCGGCATCGAAGCCCTGGTGGCACTGATCAAGGACATGACCTGA
- a CDS encoding nuclear transport factor 2 family protein, giving the protein MSTENQKTIALLEQLFAAFNRHDIDGVMACMTDDVVFEGAAGPDAHGNRFEGADAVAAAFINVWTSMPDVQWNNTSHFAVGDRGVSQWTFCATTPDGRRIEADGVDLFTLKGGKLALKQAFRKDRPLLDPR; this is encoded by the coding sequence ATGTCCACCGAAAACCAGAAAACCATCGCCCTGCTGGAGCAGCTGTTCGCCGCCTTTAACCGTCACGATATCGACGGTGTCATGGCCTGCATGACCGATGATGTTGTGTTTGAAGGCGCCGCCGGCCCCGATGCCCACGGCAACCGTTTTGAGGGCGCCGATGCCGTTGCCGCCGCGTTTATCAATGTATGGACCAGCATGCCGGATGTGCAGTGGAACAACACCAGCCACTTTGCGGTAGGCGATCGGGGCGTGTCTCAGTGGACCTTCTGTGCCACTACGCCGGACGGCCGTCGCATTGAGGCCGACGGCGTGGATCTGTTCACCCTCAAGGGCGGCAAGCTGGCGCTGAAACAGGCCTTCCGCAAGGATCGTCCACTGCTGGATCCGCGCTAA
- a CDS encoding YeiH family protein codes for MAADTHSPVLGLVQRIEEIRKRYFPGICVAATIGIAASFLSQHYGAPAMLMALLLGLAFNFLSHEPQCAPGLELSAKTLLRLGVALLGLRITFGDVLTLGWQPMLMVCSAVVLTICFGVVMARWLGFSKEFGTLTGGSVAICGASAAMAISSVLPQSEQAKRDTLFTVISVTTLSTLAMIFYPMISEALGLSDQEAGLFIGATIHDVAQVVGAGYSMSAEVGDLSTFVKLLRVAMLVPIVMTIGILIRRAASKQGQAGGGSRVAIPGFLIGFVVLFVLNSLGWIPQDLSAPLANSSSWLLLTAIAALGVRTQLKDILSVGWKPVLLVVLETAFIALLVIAYLLLMG; via the coding sequence ATGGCCGCCGACACTCATTCCCCGGTTCTGGGCCTGGTGCAGCGCATCGAGGAAATCCGCAAACGTTATTTTCCCGGCATCTGCGTGGCCGCCACCATCGGCATTGCCGCCAGCTTTCTGTCTCAGCACTACGGTGCCCCCGCCATGCTGATGGCCCTGCTGCTGGGGCTGGCATTCAATTTTCTCAGTCATGAACCCCAATGTGCCCCGGGCCTGGAGCTGTCGGCCAAGACCCTGCTGCGCCTGGGCGTGGCCCTGCTGGGCCTGCGCATCACCTTTGGCGACGTGCTCACGCTGGGTTGGCAGCCCATGCTGATGGTGTGCTCCGCGGTGGTGCTGACCATCTGCTTTGGCGTGGTCATGGCCCGCTGGCTGGGCTTTTCCAAGGAGTTTGGCACCCTTACCGGCGGCTCGGTGGCCATTTGCGGCGCCTCGGCGGCCATGGCCATCAGCAGCGTGCTGCCCCAGAGCGAGCAGGCCAAGCGCGACACCCTGTTTACCGTGATCAGCGTCACCACCCTCAGCACCCTGGCGATGATCTTCTACCCCATGATCAGCGAAGCCCTGGGGCTGTCGGATCAGGAAGCCGGCCTCTTTATCGGCGCCACCATTCATGACGTGGCCCAGGTGGTGGGCGCCGGCTACAGCATGTCGGCCGAGGTGGGTGATCTCAGTACCTTCGTCAAGCTGCTGCGGGTGGCCATGCTGGTGCCCATCGTGATGACCATCGGCATTCTGATCCGCCGTGCCGCCAGCAAGCAGGGTCAGGCCGGCGGCGGCAGCCGAGTGGCCATTCCCGGGTTTCTGATCGGCTTCGTGGTCCTGTTTGTACTCAACAGCCTGGGCTGGATTCCGCAGGATCTGAGCGCCCCTCTGGCCAACAGCTCATCCTGGCTGCTGCTCACCGCCATCGCCGCCCTGGGCGTGCGCACCCAGCTCAAGGACATTCTCTCGGTGGGCTGGAAGCCGGTGCTGCTGGTGGTGCTGGAGACCGCCTTTATCGCCCTGCTGGTTATCGCCTATCTGCTGCTGATGGGGTAA
- a CDS encoding LysR substrate-binding domain-containing protein — translation METKWLHDFIALSEQGSFSRAAESRFVTQPAFSRRIRSLENWLGVALVCRNRYPLELTPAGEAFLEQARQLLAQIYGVRSQLRQSQQHTPGLSLITQPALAVTFFPAWLHRLRPALGEGLVRLNTGHYHEAMEQFMAGAVDFLLCFSGPDGAEAPQRPDVERLCLGRDRLVLVAATDAQGTPLFRLEEQRPLPLLLYPRDAFLGALVQQQCLPALGELPWRPVCENALGEGLKAQLLQGEGAAFLPESLVRDELASGRVALLPGVRALNLDIELCRLGAPRSELAARFWQQSALLASG, via the coding sequence ATGGAAACCAAGTGGCTGCATGATTTTATCGCACTGAGCGAGCAGGGCAGCTTTTCACGGGCGGCGGAAAGCCGCTTTGTGACCCAGCCCGCCTTCAGCCGGCGTATTCGCTCGCTGGAAAACTGGCTGGGGGTGGCGCTGGTGTGCCGCAATCGCTATCCGCTGGAGCTGACCCCCGCCGGCGAGGCCTTTCTGGAGCAGGCGCGCCAGTTGCTGGCCCAGATTTATGGAGTACGCAGCCAGCTGCGCCAAAGCCAGCAGCACACGCCGGGGTTGAGCCTGATCACCCAGCCGGCGCTGGCGGTGACCTTTTTTCCCGCCTGGCTGCACCGGTTGCGGCCGGCCTTGGGCGAGGGCCTGGTGCGGCTCAACACCGGCCATTACCACGAAGCCATGGAGCAGTTCATGGCCGGAGCGGTGGACTTTTTGCTGTGCTTTTCCGGCCCCGACGGCGCCGAGGCACCGCAGCGACCGGACGTGGAGCGGCTGTGCCTGGGCCGGGATCGGCTGGTGCTGGTGGCGGCCACCGATGCGCAGGGGACACCGCTGTTCCGGCTGGAAGAACAGCGGCCACTGCCCCTGCTGCTCTATCCCAGGGATGCCTTTCTCGGTGCCCTGGTGCAGCAGCAGTGCCTGCCGGCCCTGGGGGAGTTGCCCTGGCGACCGGTGTGTGAAAATGCCCTGGGGGAAGGGCTCAAGGCCCAGTTGCTGCAGGGCGAGGGTGCGGCCTTTCTGCCGGAAAGCCTGGTACGCGACGAACTTGCCAGCGGCCGGGTGGCACTACTGCCGGGCGTGCGCGCCCTGAATCTCGACATTGAACTGTGCCGGTTGGGTGCCCCCCGTTCCGAACTGGCCGCCCGTTTCTGGCAACAAAGCGCCTTGCTGGCCAGCGGCTGA